The following coding sequences are from one Pseudopipra pipra isolate bDixPip1 chromosome 16, bDixPip1.hap1, whole genome shotgun sequence window:
- the RASD1 gene encoding dexamethasone-induced Ras-related protein 1 isoform X1, whose translation MKLAAMIKKMCPSEAELSIPAKNCYRMVILGSSKVGKTAIVSRFLTGRFEEQYTPTIEDFHRKFYSIRGEVYQLDILDTSGNHPFPAMRRLSILTGDVFILVFSLDNRDSFEEVQRLKQQILETKSCLKNKTKENIEVPLVICGNKGDRDFYREVQPREIEQLVGGDPKKCAYFEISAKRNSSLDQMFQALFAMAKLPSEMSPDLHRKVSVQYCDILHKKALKGKKLLKEGGRGGTEEAYGIVAPFARRPSVHSDLMYIREKAIGGGHSKEKDRCVIS comes from the exons ATGAAACTGGCAGCGATGATCAAGAAGATGTGTCCCAGCGAGGCCGAGCTGAGCATCCCCGCCAAGAACTGCTACCGCATGGTCATCCTGGGCTCCTCCAAGGTGGGCAAGACAGCCATCGTCTCGCGCTTCCTCACCGGCCGCTTCGAGGAGCAGTACACCCCCACCATCGAGGACTTCCACCGCAAGTTCTACAGCATCCGCGGCGAGGTCTACCAGCTCGACATCCTCGACACGTCAGGCAACCACCCCTTCCCAGCCATGCGCCGCCTCTCCATCCTCACAG GAGACGTGTTCATCCTCGTGTTCAGCCTGGACAACCGTGACTCCTTCGAGGAGGTTCAGCGCCTGAAGCAGCAAATCCTGGAGACCAAGTCGTGCCTGAAGAACAAAACCAAGGAGAACATAGAGGTGCCCCTGGTCATCTGCGGCAACAAAGGCGACCGGGACTTTTACCGGGAGGTGCAACCCCGGGAGATCGAGCAGCTGGTGGGCGGGGACCCCAAAAAATGCGCCTACTTCGAGATCTCAGCCAAAAGGAACAGCAGCCTGGACCAGATGTTCCAGGCGCTCTTCGCCATGGCCAAGCTGCCCAGCGAGATGAGCCCCGACCTGCACCGCAAGGTCTCGGTCCAGTACTGTGACATCCTGCATAAGAAGGCTCTGAAAGGCAAAAAGCTGCTGAAAGAGGGGGGCCGGGGCGGCACGGAGGAGGCGTACGGCATCGTGGCCCCCTTCGCCCGGCGACCCAGCGTCCACAGCGACCTCATGTACATCCGGGAGAAAGCCATCGGTGGCGGGCACAGCAAGGAGAAGGATCGTTGTGTGATCAGCTAG
- the RASD1 gene encoding dexamethasone-induced Ras-related protein 1 isoform X2, translating to MKLAAMIKKMCPSEAELSIPAKNCYRMVILGSSKVGKTAIVSRFLTGRFEEQYTPTIEDFHRKFYSIRGEVYQLDILDTSGNHPFPAMRRLSILTANPGDQVVPEEQNQGEHRGAPGHLRQQRRPGLLPGGATPGDRAAGGRGPQKMRLLRDLSQKEQQPGPDVPGALRHGQAAQRDEPRPAPQGLGPVL from the exons ATGAAACTGGCAGCGATGATCAAGAAGATGTGTCCCAGCGAGGCCGAGCTGAGCATCCCCGCCAAGAACTGCTACCGCATGGTCATCCTGGGCTCCTCCAAGGTGGGCAAGACAGCCATCGTCTCGCGCTTCCTCACCGGCCGCTTCGAGGAGCAGTACACCCCCACCATCGAGGACTTCCACCGCAAGTTCTACAGCATCCGCGGCGAGGTCTACCAGCTCGACATCCTCGACACGTCAGGCAACCACCCCTTCCCAGCCATGCGCCGCCTCTCCATCCTCACAG CAAATCCTGGAGACCAAGTCGTGCCTGAAGAACAAAACCAAGGAGAACATAGAGGTGCCCCTGGTCATCTGCGGCAACAAAGGCGACCGGGACTTTTACCGGGAGGTGCAACCCCGGGAGATCGAGCAGCTGGTGGGCGGGGACCCCAAAAAATGCGCCTACTTCGAGATCTCAGCCAAAAGGAACAGCAGCCTGGACCAGATGTTCCAGGCGCTCTTCGCCATGGCCAAGCTGCCCAGCGAGATGAGCCCCGACCTGCACCGCAAGGTCTCGGTCCAGTACTGTGA